The segment gtgtcatgtggtcacaACGAGCAacgactttactttccccaacttgaagtcaggtacccattagagttggttagactcaggggcgccctaaaaatccctaacattcaaaatcccagtctattTATCGAGATTCCCAggttcggaagacaagcgcttaaccactcattttttctagagttgtaaaatatttttatagccaAAGAAATTTTTCTTGTTCAATCTAATTCCATTTCAGGGATGGATTCTGTGGTCAACTACACACAACTTTGTAACAAGTCTCTTAATCTCAACGTCTCGTCAAGTTCGTGTGCAAGAGAACTGCCCACCAATGGTGACACAGAAATCCTCGGTTACTATGATTCTCTTATATTTCTCATCGTCAACCGGATAGCTCTCACTACTGTGCTAGGCATGACGGGAACGGCGTCCAACGTCCtcaatatgtgtgtgtttctgaaaCAAGGTCTACACGTCACGATAAACATTAATTTCTTCGCGGTGGCCGTTGTCGATCTGGTCAAATCAATCAACTATTTGTGGATGACCGTGTGTGTGAACCCTAATATCGATACTTTGGACGTGCCCTTTGTATTTGGCGATATCTTATATTTAGTGAACGGATGGATTAGCGCAAGCCTTTCAAAAGTATCGATATTTATCACAGGATTTATGACCGTCCACAGGTATATGTCTGTATTGAAACCTTTGACAGTCAAGAGAATGTTCACCCCTCTGAGAACATCTGTCGTTCTATTTTTCATCTTTCTACTGAATGGTATTATAGTTATACCGCTCTGTTTGTCTTTCTATATGGAATACAGATTCTACCCGAGAAAAAATCGCACGATGTTAGGGCTTGTCATTAGAAGCAATAGCGAAGAAACCCAGGCGATGGTATTTACTATACATGCAGTCCTCTACGACACCTCTCTTACAATGGTCATTATATTTACAGTACTGCTtatagtccaactaaaccaacAGTCCAGATGGAGACAGAATACGATGACCAAGAACCAGCACCAAGCAATTTCCAAGAAGGACAAGAAGTTGTCAAAACTTGTCTCCCTTTTAGCGGTACttcaaaatgtgtttttctttcCCACTGTCTTGGTGTCAATCTTCACAGCTATCAGGCCAGATTTTAGCGTCTCTGGGAAGCAGGCAAATTTATTTCAAGCCGTCTGGtcatttctgtttttgtttggtacTTGCGGCGCGAAtgtgaatgtatttatttattacaatatgaGCTCTCAGTATAGGAAGATATTTCAAAGTATGTTGTGTTTTAGTCGAAAagtttagtaataaaaaaaaatgcataaatcTGTGAATCTGGGTCGTCCATTTTATTTCagcgtttttgtttgtttttatattgataaagtaaaaatttgtaaagtttcccttttgtGTGatcagggcagatgatgttaaggtcatctgtttctttggctaactgttaacgagcagggtgtcatgtgtccagcacaatgaccaatcgaatttactttccccatctaAAGTCAGGTGAACAATAGAATTGGGCGGCCTCAATGGCGCTCTTTCGAAATTCAGAATCTGAGTCTcccagagattcgaacccaggacatcAGGTTTGAAactcaagcgcttaaccacttatCCACTGATAGCGTCTCTTTATATTGTTTTACCTTTATCTTATGCGCTAAAGGTTTTTAAAGATGTGTTCCATTGGCTGGACTACAAAATGTAAAGGGAACTATGTAAGCGTCATAGACGCCTGtgattggcttaatatttatatagcttaaatattaaatagattgataTTTCATTTCTGAATTAATATTCATTAGTAAGAACATGTTTATAGTGCTGAGATTTCGTTAATGTTACTTATcaataaattctatttttagaacCAAAGGGAAATAACAGTGACTTACGTTTATTCACATGTAATATCAAGTAGTTTTGACATTGTCTTACCTACTGCGTTCGAATAGATTAGTCCCTCccacataatggcaggatgttcagctctatcggaatctgcctacctaggtcgccataaccaagttgcaaagttaatgcatcagcacttggctttgacacacaattggatcggtaaggatactccgACTTATTATTACAAAAACACACCATAAGAGGTTCTTGAGTCTACGGATCATatactgtactgggataggcctattttgactgacaaaacggttGATTTTAATCGCACTGatctgctgctcatcgataaaaaagaaaaggccgctaccattattgacatcgccgtaccactatctcataatttaaaaacaaaactgagttggaaaaacaacgTAAATATGGGAATCTAGACTTGGAGATTAAGAGTTTATgaaaattatctaaaacaacaatataccccattgtcatatcaaccgcggggataataacaaatgacatcacagacaccttcaggaacattctcgttgcctgtcagagggcggtacttctgccacatcaccagaaaattcctcagtggaaactgataaagggactacgatgaattttgttttcctttaacgaaactcgaccctggaagcgccagagaatgaatactcgttcttttctaacataataataataataaataataatttttattatccaTAATGAAATTTATCTTACAGTCTGTGCATtacacctaacaaaacattataactacagaataacaaaatatacattcacaccagactcactcataatttacatatgaAATGCTTATATCAcatagtttaattttatataatgcTATGATTCCCGGTGggacaaaaaagtttttgtttctgttagtcttTGCTATTAGTGTCTTGTagctcttttgtgatggtaaaattacaaaatgctgacccaaagggtgattttttatttctagaatcttttacCTTTCTTATGAATGTTTGCCTCAAACCACTGCCCAAATTGGGGTTTGtctttgccaatgattttactagcaattaggattctataaagtttatttttagttttaatgttCTGATTGCCATACCaagcagtgatattaaaacgtTAAgcattgcagatgtgagcgtgataaaacattaCCATGGCCTTTTTGCTAACATTAAATGAGGATACATTTCAAAGTAAGGGCAATCTTTGCCGACCTTTTTTTTACTGATATAATCTTCTTACTACTGCATCGGCCCCCTGGGGGAGCTTACCTTTGTCAGGAACACATTCATATTTTCTTTCTCTGATTCGGtcgtttttaaaatgtagaggtttttttttccaattaaataaataaataaaaataaggcatgtcttcgaGTCAGAAGGTTAATGAGGGGTGATGTACTTCAAGTGGCTATGCTGTCCCAAcagcgacctacatattttgccacatccagcgcagacctACACTCTCATTTCTATTCTGCCTTGGATAACATCAAGGACGCTGTGCCTCAAAATTGTTATTGTGTgacaattgttattattattacagcttttatatagcgctactttcatgcttatagcgtgCTCAGAGCGcatttggtccaatctcatttgcggaccagtgggggggggggggagggggtatctaggagtaggttttccgtgctgcctttaggcgctcagtaaacacagctctgcccaagtcgggtgtcgaacctcgagcccccttctaggtagccatgCCAAGCCAAGAGTTGAAGTGCACTtggcctctcaaccacgcttaCCACAATACATCTAGTCAACTACGAATAAAATCACTGGTGATTGAACAAAGTCATCAGCATGACTAAATTCCCCCATGAAGTAAATGCAATTAGAAATCAAGTTTGGAAATTTAATAGAACTTTTCTCTGTCTAATATTTTACTTCTCATTATCAACCACTCATGAATCGCCTCGTGAGAGTATAATTTCTGGCAGCTTGAAATGTCATTGTCCTAATTACACACAAGAATTCACAAGATATCCCTTCAAAGTTTTGTCAGGACGTGGCAATGGTCCATTAGATCAAGTTTTCCCTCAGTTTTGATGGCATGATTGggcattttttttagatcatgAATCTGTGGTGTCAGAAGCTAGAAATCCGGCATCTGCCAACTGTGAACTAGCACAAGAAGTTAAAAAACTGGACGACCAGACATttattatagaaaataaaaataacaaaacaaataaaaaacctctaaagaaatatttcaagAAGGTAGATCTATATTCCAGACAAAATTGTTCAGTGCTTCAGTGCATTTGGCTGTATCACCTAAAGAAGTAATTTGTTCACTTTAGCCCTTCACCCCCGTAAGAACACAAATCACTTTAAAAGCAATCTTTTACTAAGAAAATGAATGACATTGCTTGCTTCAGTAAGTATACGGATGactgcttggtcgtgcggtttgcgcactgatCTGGACTGTCTGGACCTATCGATGGTTCCTGGTTCCAACCCTGCTCGCTCCCATCCCACGTCGTCAAGCGGGAGGTTTGTActtggaagtaaattatcttcagctttgaaagaacatccgaaatatgtcaaacattttgcAAACAAACATAAGTCAAAGTAAATTGTGTATTTACAAGTTGGGGAAAAAATGATGTTCCGTTGTGATTGAGTTCGTTCGACATCAACACTATTTAATGGGCGCTTCcgtggccagtctatatttaatggGCGCTTCcgtggccagtctatatttaatggGCGCTTCcgtggccagtctatatttaatggGCGCTTCcgtggccagtctatatttaatggGCGCTTCcgtggccagtctatatttaatggGCGCTTCcgtggccagtctatatttaatggGCGCTTCcgtggccagtctatatttaatggGCGCTTCcgtggccagtctatatttaatggGCGCTTCcgtggccagtctatatttaatggGCGCTTCcgtggccagtctatatttaatggGCGCTTCcgtggccagtctatatttaatggGCGCTTCcgtggccagtctatatttaatggGCGCTTCcgtggccagtctatatttaatggGGGCTTCcgtggccagtctatatttaatggGGGCTTCCGTGGCCAGTCTAAACAGTTTTGTAgctaaatacaaaaaacaactcGCCACCAAACATATTGAAAGAAAAAGCCTCTCTCTGTAGCCACGAAACACAAAGCCACGCCCACAAGCAACATGGCCGCCAGTCGGAGACGGCAAACTACTATGCGAGTCTGGTTAGCTCATTTTATAGCTCTGGAAAAGCAAATTTatattggtgtttttttttttttaatacaccgTGAGACAACGGTTATCAGCTGTGGTGCGATGCCTGATAATTGTCAAAATAATGGATTAATAGGTTCCATATGTTGATAGGTCATTAGTGTGACTtttgactataaaaaaaatatatgtatttaggGACAAAGCCAAGACCAGGAAATTACTGACGTGGCGACTATTGTTGTAGTTAATAACACGATGCTTCTCTTTTTCTGGATTTTTCTATAATCTT is part of the Biomphalaria glabrata chromosome 2, xgBioGlab47.1, whole genome shotgun sequence genome and harbors:
- the LOC129924816 gene encoding tachykinin-like peptides receptor 86C, with amino-acid sequence MDSVVNYTQLCNKSLNLNVSSSSCARELPTNGDTEILGYYDSLIFLIVNRIALTTVLGMTGTASNVLNMCVFLKQGLHVTININFFAVAVVDLVKSINYLWMTVCVNPNIDTLDVPFVFGDILYLVNGWISASLSKVSIFITGFMTVHRYMSVLKPLTVKRMFTPLRTSVVLFFIFLLNGIIVIPLCLSFYMEYRFYPRKNRTMLGLVIRSNSEETQAMVFTIHAVLYDTSLTMVIIFTVLLIVQLNQQSRWRQNTMTKNQHQAISKKDKKLSKLVSLLAVLQNVFFFPTVLVSIFTAIRPDFSVSGKQANLFQAVWSFLFLFGTCGANVNVFIYYNMSSQYRKIFQSMLCFSRKV